The Muntiacus reevesi chromosome 5, mMunRee1.1, whole genome shotgun sequence genome segment CTCAAGGCTCCGGCCCGCTGGGATCTATCTTTTGTGGGGCAGGCAGGCACCGATCTCGGGGACCTGCCACCACGGCCCCCTCACGCTTCTGTCACCACTGGCCTTTCCTGTGACTCGTTCCTTCTCGGACACAGACACGCTGCCCGGAGTGGACTGAGGTCCATGGGTCCCCGTCTGCTTAAGATAAAAATAGAGCTGGTAAAGCTGATGCAGAGGCTGCTTCTGTGAGGCCGTGTGTATTTTTGtcgagaaaaaaaaatttgtttctgaAAACTGACTTGTAGGAAACCGCCCTTTAAGTTTCTGCGGAAGcgtctccctccctttctcagcCACACTGTCTGGTTCTCTACACAAACGGGGAGGAGGAAGGTCCCAGACCGGGGAGACGGGGCCCATGAGCTCTGGAACAAGAGTCCCCAAGGGAGTGTTCTGAAATACCACCCGCTGGCAGAGCCCGGATTGTGCTGGTCCCCGGGAGGCCCCGGGACTGGAAAGAAAGCACTGTCGGCAGAGGAACAAGAAGTGGGGCAGGAGGACAGCACTGTCCTAACTTGCGGTTGGCAGGAAACTTTGCTCCCGGAGCAACATCAGAATCTAGCTCATAGCAGCTAGGAAAGCCCCTAAATCTCTCCCTGCAGCAACTGGTAACAAACCTGCTTCAGAGAGGAGGATGTAAGCCGGCCTCCAAGAGGGGCCAGCCCCCTGTCACAGGCCTGTAGGGCCGCTCCAGCTGCCTGGGCTCTGTCTGGGAAACTCTGGGAGCTGCGCTGGGCTCCCTGGGAAGGAGGTGGTACTGCAGAATGGCTGGGAGCACATGTCTAGACCCCTGTGGGCCACTTCCAGTTTACAAGTGGCCTGTTGTCATTAGACAACTCCAGTTTCAACTTCAAAGTCATCGGTCAATCAGGATTCCTCCACCTCCTCACGGGGTTGTTGTAAAGACTAAACGACCATACAGCAGAAAACATTTAGTACTGAGTCTGCCACCCTCTGTATAGGACACATCATCACTGCTTCCAGAAGCCCTGGGGCTCCAATTGATGTGTCTCCCATCACccactcctcccctccctcatGATGGGAGCATTCAGCATCCCACCACAGAGACTGCAGCAGCATCAGCTGGGACCACCCTGAGGCATGAAGCTGTAGGAACAGGAGGCCTGAGTACCAATTCCAGAGTGCTTATGAGCATCCCTGTGTGGGCTGGGTGCCCGTGCTCCCTTCCAACCCTTGGGACCTCGGCTTACACAACAGGGTAAAGTCAGATTAGAGTAGCATGTTTCAAATTATGGATCAGCTTGATTTAGTGAATTATaagcagcattaaaaaaaatttttttttaaaagaaggtatCCAGAATTTTCAGGATGAGAATTCATTTGTGGAACTTTTGCTTGAGATGCAGATTCATGCATGAGTGCGAGCGCTGACTCATAAAGTAAAGTGTTTCTTGCTGTGGATCATGACCCAGAAAGTCTGAAAACCATCAGCAAAGgataggagaaagaaaaggggaaggagaGTGGGAGGAAGCAGGAAGATGACAAGGGCTACCAGTGGACTACGCTGGTGTGACTTTAAGACAGCACTTCCTagaaaggtgggaggggggcggggtggggggagctgggaggaaggttcaagagggaggtgcACATGTCCgtgctctctgtgaccccatggactgtagcccgccaggctccccgtccatggaattctccaggcaagaatactggagtgggttgccatttccttcttcagaagatcttcccgacccagggattgaacccacatctcccataaTGGCAactggattcttcaccactgagacaccagggaagcggcacaagagggaggggacatgtgtgtaTAAACAGCTGATGAtcctgttgtatggcagaaactaacattataaagcaactataccacagttaaacaacaacaacaaaaaaaacccagagcACTTGATTCTGGGAAGGAAACCCTGGCACTTCCTGCCCCTGCCTGGCCCTGGCCCCTACGCACTCTCTCTAAAGATGAACGTGCATTTTAAGGCAAGGCGCTCCTCTCAGAACAGGACATGCCCAGCTCAGGCCCATGGTAACTCACTGTTACTCAGAAACGGTGACATCAGAAGTTTGCTGGCCCCTTATCCTGAAGCGACACTTGGGCATGTGCAGGTcccttccctttttttctcacAGAAGAAGTTCCTAAGGAACAgattggggagggggaggaggatggggagagggaggtcCTCAGTGCTACAAATCCAGGGAGGCTCAGGAGCctgagagggggaggaggggaatgAGCGTCTCTGTGGTCCAGACAGCAGGGATGGTCTGAGGGCGCCCCCATGTGGCCAGACGTGACACCTGCAGTCACGTGTCCACTCCCCCAGTTTACTCCCATCAGAAGCCTCAAAGCTAAACAACGCTGATTTTCAGAAAGGGAAAAGACTTCCCTATCTGGGCATTGTGCTCTGATTGGCCCAGGTGAGTCTTCTGGGCATAAATATTGATATCCTGTCTGGATGGGGTCTTTGGAGGCTGGGGGAAACCAAATGTTAATAGGTACCTTTATGTGCAGAGCCCCTGGCCAGCACCCACCTCACGGGCACACATCTCCAAAGCAAGAATTCCTGTAAATTCTTGAAGAAGTGTAAACAGCCTTGAAGAAAGTGTAAACAATAAAAAGTTGAAAGACACATTTCATGATGCTCCTTCTTGCCCAGGAAAGCCCTTGGTGTGACCTTGACACTTTGTATCTGCCTGATCTGATACAAACTGTGCCTATAAGATGGGGAAGCTGTTCCACGGAAAACCCTGCTTTATCCTTTATCTGTGGGCTGTGCGGAAAGCTGAAATTAAGCGTGTTTTGAGAAGTTTCacttttttataaaagaattttgTGGATGCCCCCCACCGCTTGGGGGTTTCAGAGAAACAGCTGTTATTGGCTCAGGGCTTCTCAGGAGCACCCGTTTACTCTAAATGAGAAGCTCAACTGGGACCGCCCCCCAAGTCTTCAGCGATGTGTTAGTGGTGAGGTGAGCAGTGGCAGGAGGGGCTGGCACACAAAGGCCGATGCCTCCACGAGGTAGTGTGGGCAGCAGTCGCCCCTTCTTGGTGCTGACAACCAGCAAAGGCCCTGGGACGGCGGTGGACAGCCACTGCTGACGTGGGCCGCAGCCGCCCTGCCAGGAAGGCCTGGGTCCAGCTGGGTGAGGGTTGGAGCGCCTGGATGGTCTGGGTGCCCTGATGTCACATCTCACTCCCCCCAGGTAAGATGTTACCATAAGAGAAAGATTTAACTTGATCTTTTCAGGTAAAACAAGAGGAGACACTGAGAGTGGAAACACTCATTGGGGAAGTCCCCTGAGACACAAAGGATCCTCTTCAATGCAGATCCCAGGAATGGCCTGACCAACTCCGTCCAGTGTGTTTCAGTGTTTCGTGCAGAGCTATCTGGCTGTGGTGGCAGGTCCACGTGCCTGGGGCAGGGGTCCTCCCTCCCTGACGGAGCTGGGGAACCAGCGCCTCCTGCCATTGGTAAAGTCCACCTACTGAGAAAAGGAGCTCCACGGCACAGTCCCAAGATTCCTGGATCCATTTCCACATCCTAGCGTTTGTTGCTAGGGTGTCTGAGGGATAGCAAAGAAGCAGAGCGGGTGGGAAGTCCTCCCTGGCGAGGTCTAGGAAGACAGGACCTGAGATGCAGAGCAGGTGGAGGTGGCCCTGGAGGGGACCGGACAGCAGGCTGAGCTGGaagctggagaagaaaaggatGGCAGGTCCTAGCAGGCGCTCGTGGCTCCAGGTGGGCACCTGGGCTCCACCATTCACGCTCTGCTTTTCTGTTGGAGGCGGTCCAAGGTGCCTGGCCCACATGTACCTCCTGGTTAACCACTCCCTGATTGCACTCCTGCTCCAGCGGGGAGCTTTCAGACAGTCCTGTTTGCGCTGGTGGATGCCCACATGTAACTGCTGCAGGCCTTTATTTAAGGTGGATGTTTCTCCCCTGACTTGGATCTGTAGATTTTCAAGAGCAGAGCTGCCGTTTCTTCCTTGTTCCATGGGGGCCCGCCACCGCTAGATGGGGACTGCCACAGGGTTGGGACGGGGTCTTGTCCTTCCACACTGGAGGCCTGACACTGAGGTGTCAGATTCCAGAGAGGACGGCATGTACGGgtaggggggcgggggggcaggaCTGAGAGGGTAGAGAGAGGGTGAATGAAGGGGAGGATGGGGGTGAGCAAAGGGCCAAACTTCCGTCACCCCAGAAATGCGTCGTAATCCATGTACCACACCAGCTGGCCAGAATCTGGCAGGACGCCTGAGATGGGCCACTTCTTGGGCTCGTGGCCCACGCGGCTGACCAGCATAGCGATCTCACGCTTCATCCTGCCCATGACCAGCACGGCCACCTTCCGGGCGCGGTTGATGAGGGGTAGGCTGAGGCTCATGCGCCGGTGTGGGCTGGAGGGGCTCGTGGTCAGCACCACCAGCTGCTCGCCGTCCAGACCGGCGGGCGACTGTGGGAAGAGGGAGGCCGTGTGTCCATCGGTGCCCATGCCCAGCAGCACCAGGTCGAAGCTGCTGTTGGTCACGAGGGCAGAGATCTCCTCGGCATAGACCTGGGTGCCCTGGTCCTCCTCAGCGCAGAGCCGTTGGCGCCGGTGCACAGGCATGGGGTGGACGTTGTAGTGGGGGACCCGCACGTGCTGCAGCAGGTGTGTCTGGAGGCCCTGGAAGTTGGACTCAGGGTCCCAGAGCGGCACACAGCGCTCGTCCACCAGCCACAGGTGCGTGTGGGCCCACGGGAAGCTGTAGTGCCCTGTGGCCAGCTGCTGGAACAGGGCTACCGGGCTCGAGCCACCCGAGAGCGCCAGGTGGAACTCGCCAAAGCGCCGCACAGCCCGCATGGCGGCAGCCTCAATGTCGCCCGCCAGCCTGGCGATCAGCTCCTCGGGCCAGGCCGAGATCAGCGGGCTCTCTCGGTACTTGGCCCTGAGGACCTGGAAGTCGCTGGGCAGCGGAGCGGAGTCAGGCCCTGGCACCAGCTGCTCCGGCTGCGGCTGGGAGAAGGACAGGTGGCCGCCGCTGAACCCGAAGTCCAACAGCTGTCCGTTCTCTGCTCCTCCCGGGTACAGGCGCGGGACCTCGTGGGCCAGGCTGTCCAGCAAGGGCGTCCAGAAGACCCAGGAGGCCAGCAGGTTCTCCGTGGTGACGAAGGAGTCCTTCCGGCAGTGGAAGATGTGAGAGATGAGCAGGGAGTAGGCATCCTGCTCCCGCACGGGGCTGTAGGCGTAGTAATCAGAGAGTGGGAGGCCGAAGAGGCGCAGCCCGGGCCGGCCTTCCACTTCCTTCCAGCTGGCAGAGGGCAGGGCCGGCCGGAAGAGATTCCTGCTGACCAGCACGGCAGGGCTGCCCAGCTCGCCGTGGCCGATGTAGAAGATGATCTGTCGGGGCAGGCAGCGGCTCTGGGCAGCAACCCAGTGCTTCTCGCTCTGGACGCAGAACGCCTGGTTCTTGAACAAGATCCGCACATAGCTCACTCTCTCATCCAAGACTTTGCCGGACATCAGGATGAATGGGACGCCCTCCCAGCGGAGGTTGTCTATGTGAATGAGGATGCCTGGGGCGGGTGACAGGGGGACAGCGGAGGTGATGCTCAGGCACAGGACCTGGGACCTCCCGGCCTGCTCAtcttcccctctttccttcctgctgGCCAGCCTCCTTTTCTCTGATTCCTCCTCTGGGAACCTCTGGTTTTGCTAGCCTCACCCACCTCTCACCTCTTCCATTATCTTCTCTTCCCAGTCGCTGCTCAAAAAGCAGCCTCATGGGCCACCTCGGACACCCACTGCCCTTGAAGGGCCTCTCAGCACCATCGTCCCCAAACAAAGGGGAGCTGGGCTGAGGAGCTCCAATCAGGAGATTCTGTGAGAAGTCTCACGGGGCAGGGGTCGGGGTGCAAGGTGGCACTGATGCTGAATGGGGACGGGGGGAGGTGTTCCTAGAGAGAGGTGGTTCCTTCCTGTCTGTAGAGTGCTGAGGATGCACTGAGGCCATCAGATATGGGGGGACAGGTGgtggcaggggaagaaggggagcCAGGGGTCTCAGCCACAGGCCTGCAGAGAACTGCTGTATAGCTGAGGTGGCCTGCAGGGGCCCATGGCAGTGAGAGTTAGAAGCAGAGTGCCCTCCAGACTGAGCTGCAAGCCCTGGTTTTCCCACGGCCTATCTctgcgtgaccttgggcaagtttctagCAACTTCGCCAAGCCTCACAGCCCCTCACCTTTAAGTGAGGCTGACGACACCTGCCTGATGTGTTTCCacgggaggattaaatgaggtgatgTGCATACAGTGCTGGGCACGCGGTTGGCGCCTGACCAGAGTTGCTGCTCTGGTCCTGGGGTTTGTGATGGCAGTGTTAGGGAGCCGGCCACCCCCAGAAAGCTCTGAGCCTGTGCAAGTGCCCAGAGGACGGCCCCAGTGGGCACCTgcctgcctggcatgctgcatgcccGCCAGGGGTGCCCCTGGCCTGCAGCCTCTCCGGGGGCTGGATAAGCTCCTCAAGGGCAGAGCCAGGTCTGAGCCCAGCTGGGCGAGTCTTGTAAATATCCGTGGACTGAACAGAGATCATCACTGAGGTGTCTGTCCCTCTGTCCAGAGGGAGCCAGCAGGTGACTTGCTGCTTTAGGCTGGCagaagggcagggaggctggggcatCTCTCACTCACCTCTAAGCACCTTGGGAAAATCCCACTTCCAGCATCCCCCCGACCCACCCCGAGGGGTCTGTGTTGGGAGGACTGCTCCCGCCCGGGGGTGTGCCCGGCCCTGGGGGCCCACCTGCGAAGGTCGGCGTCAGGCTGTGGAAGCTGTCTGGCTTCTGCAGCTCCCCGCGCACCTGCCCACTGTAGGCCTGGTACTGGCCCAGCACAGCACTGTGCCTCTGCAGGCCCCGCAGCGCCGCGAAGGCCCGGAGCTTGTGCTGCAGCACGGCCTCCGCGTTGCTCATGTTGACGGGCAGCTCCATGGCCACCAGCGTGAGGACCTCCGTCAGGTGGTTCTGCAGGACGTCTCGGATGACGCCGTACTCCTCGTAGAAGCTGGTGCGgcctggcggggggtggggaggagtcatAAGGATCGGGCACGTGGCTGACCTGTGCCCACAGCCACACCCCCTAGTCTGGAGTGCCAGAGCAGAACCGGGCAGGAAGGGGGCGGGCGGCCCTAAGCCAACGAGACCCGCCCCACCAGGAGGAGTCAGACCCCGTGGGCCTCTCCCGGCCTCTGCCTGGGAAGGCCCTGGTTCTGGAAAGCTAGGCACCGCGGTGAGGGCCTGGGCAGCTTGCTGCTGCGTGACCCTGGGTGAGTCACCTGACTTCCAAGTCTCTGCTCCGCATCCTGCCTTCAAAGGGCACTCACTGTCACCCCCTACCAAGCCCACATAAGTGCCAGGTCCTTGCCCTCGGCTTATAGTCGAGCGGAGGGAGGAAAAGCCAATGAAGACATTATAGACAGAGTTCATGGCAGAGGGTAATAGGGAGTCTGCTCTGAGACCTGCAGGAGCAGCCCTGGACGAGCTTGGCTGCCAGGCGCCAGAAGGCGAgcaggagggtggggctgggagggcgGGGCTTGCAGGATGAGGAGCGGAGACTGATTGGTTCCCACGCTCAGGGAAAGCAGTGCAGGAGCTgaagtaggagatggcaagacctTCCGTACATTCACGCCCGGGTCTGCTGTGGGCAGGGCGACTATAGCAGACCACGTGGTGGTCCAGAGGTGGGGACGGGGGGTGACGCTGTGACCTGGACTAAAGGGATGGGGTAAAGCAGCTGGAGAGGGTGGACGGCGCTTCTTGAGTGAGAACTGGCTGGACCTGCTGACCCATGAGGCACTAgaggtagagaacccacctgccaatgcaggagatgtagagatgcgggttccatcctgggtctggaaggtcccctggagaaggacatagctacccactccagtattattgcctggagaatcccatggacagaggagcctggtgggctatgacccatggggtcacaaagagctggacatgactgaagcaacttagcatgtaagCTGACCCATGCAGGCGAGCACCAGTGAAAAGGAGGAGCCAAAGTCAGCTTCAAGGACTCGGGGCAGTGGTGGGGGGGAATTGGCTCCTGGGAAGGTGACTGCTCAGGCCTGAGCAGAAGACGGGCATGGTGACACTTCCTGAGATGAGGGGACTGGGTAGAGGAAGGGGTTGATGGAGGGGAAACCAGTTGTATTTAAGCCTAAAACACACAGGTGGAAATGGCAGGTGGCCAGTGGATGGGGTTCCCGAGAAGATAAAAGAAGGTGACACATAGAGCTTGGCAGTGACCACAGAGCTTGGCAGTGACAACAATGctcactgtgcctggcacagcgTGGAGACGCCAGGCACCCCTCCTGTTACACCCACAGGGTCTGGCGCGGCGGGTCCACGACCGTCCCTGTCTACACAAGAGGAAGAAGTCAGAGGCCCAGGGCTGGGATGAGCAGTCAGGAGCTGGTTAACCACACACGACACACCTCCTCCTACAGGACTCAGAAACAATTCTGACTACCAGTGACTCAAATACATACAAGCCAGTGGTCTTAAGGCTTAGGGTTCAAATGCCACAACACTtcacatggcatggctcacaTTCTGCTGATCTGCTGAGACTCGGGTCAATTCACAGCCTTACGCACAGAAAAAGGTGACATCACCACCGGAAGAGCAGCTGTTTATCGAAGGTTTGCGTGCGTCACCTGTAACATGGGATCAGCTCTGTTACCCAGCAGCTCCTGCTCATCTTTCAGGTCTTGAGTTCCAGGAGATTCTACCAAACTCTTGGCCTGCCCTCCTGGAGGGCCCTATCTTCGGCTGTTTCCCCTGACTAACTTGGGGCTGCCTGTTATTCACTCTTCCTAGCACCCTGATGCTCCATCAGGTGAGGACTGCATCTGCCTGGTCCCTGCAGCATCTCAAGCACCAGACACAGCGCCGCAGTCACTCCGCAGAACACTGTGTGGCCGGGAAGCTGAACACACACACCACCAGGGGTCCACCTCGGAGGTTCCATGTTCAGAGAAATAAAGCTGACgatgtaatataaatatataaactgctttgaaaatataatatgACCAGGATAAACAGAATTTCAAATCAATGaaaaatacaaggggaaataagaaattccatagacaggttTTATGGATTACAAaaggttggggggaaaaaaagttattaGAAGACAGATCCATGCAGATTATC includes the following:
- the H6PD gene encoding GDH/6PGL endoplasmic bifunctional protein isoform X1; translation: MLAEPHFKRRPGVWKMLMAAVCVALLSGLQAQDLPGQVSIILLGATGDLARKYLWQGLFHLYLEEVGKGHHFRFHGAALTSTEQGQEVIAKVLESLSCPRDVAPGHCAELKAQFQQLSEYRQLKTPEDYLALSKDIKAQVEHEGLRETGRIFYLSVPPFAYVDIARNINSSCRPGPGAWLRVVLEKPFGHDLHSAQQLAAELGSFFREEEMYRVDHYLGKQVVAQILPFRDQNRAALDGLWNRHHVERVEVVMKETLDVEGRTSFYEEYGVIRDVLQNHLTEVLTLVAMELPVNMSNAEAVLQHKLRAFAALRGLQRHSAVLGQYQAYSGQVRGELQKPDSFHSLTPTFAGILIHIDNLRWEGVPFILMSGKVLDERVSYVRILFKNQAFCVQSEKHWVAAQSRCLPRQIIFYIGHGELGSPAVLVSRNLFRPALPSASWKEVEGRPGLRLFGLPLSDYYAYSPVREQDAYSLLISHIFHCRKDSFVTTENLLASWVFWTPLLDSLAHEVPRLYPGGAENGQLLDFGFSGGHLSFSQPQPEQLVPGPDSAPLPSDFQVLRAKYRESPLISAWPEELIARLAGDIEAAAMRAVRRFGEFHLALSGGSSPVALFQQLATGHYSFPWAHTHLWLVDERCVPLWDPESNFQGLQTHLLQHVRVPHYNVHPMPVHRRQRLCAEEDQGTQVYAEEISALVTNSSFDLVLLGMGTDGHTASLFPQSPAGLDGEQLVVLTTSPSSPHRRMSLSLPLINRARKVAVLVMGRMKREIAMLVSRVGHEPKKWPISGVLPDSGQLVWYMDYDAFLG
- the H6PD gene encoding GDH/6PGL endoplasmic bifunctional protein isoform X2; the protein is MKRPGVWKMLMAAVCVALLSGLQAQDLPGQVSIILLGATGDLARKYLWQGLFHLYLEEVGKGHHFRFHGAALTSTEQGQEVIAKVLESLSCPRDVAPGHCAELKAQFQQLSEYRQLKTPEDYLALSKDIKAQVEHEGLRETGRIFYLSVPPFAYVDIARNINSSCRPGPGAWLRVVLEKPFGHDLHSAQQLAAELGSFFREEEMYRVDHYLGKQVVAQILPFRDQNRAALDGLWNRHHVERVEVVMKETLDVEGRTSFYEEYGVIRDVLQNHLTEVLTLVAMELPVNMSNAEAVLQHKLRAFAALRGLQRHSAVLGQYQAYSGQVRGELQKPDSFHSLTPTFAGILIHIDNLRWEGVPFILMSGKVLDERVSYVRILFKNQAFCVQSEKHWVAAQSRCLPRQIIFYIGHGELGSPAVLVSRNLFRPALPSASWKEVEGRPGLRLFGLPLSDYYAYSPVREQDAYSLLISHIFHCRKDSFVTTENLLASWVFWTPLLDSLAHEVPRLYPGGAENGQLLDFGFSGGHLSFSQPQPEQLVPGPDSAPLPSDFQVLRAKYRESPLISAWPEELIARLAGDIEAAAMRAVRRFGEFHLALSGGSSPVALFQQLATGHYSFPWAHTHLWLVDERCVPLWDPESNFQGLQTHLLQHVRVPHYNVHPMPVHRRQRLCAEEDQGTQVYAEEISALVTNSSFDLVLLGMGTDGHTASLFPQSPAGLDGEQLVVLTTSPSSPHRRMSLSLPLINRARKVAVLVMGRMKREIAMLVSRVGHEPKKWPISGVLPDSGQLVWYMDYDAFLG